From Elusimicrobiota bacterium, a single genomic window includes:
- the lnt gene encoding apolipoprotein N-acyltransferase, whose protein sequence is MVSKAPLISRLRAPAVCVSGVLYVLCFPSFNQGQLAWVAFVPFLLAVPGFSWRNVFTWSFVAGWMGGLGLLYWVYPTCRWGGVNPAVSVLAVGALSAYVALFWGLFGVIVKLFSSRPVWERPFWAALGWTALEGLRGHLFTGFPWLSLSCSQWQVPRHLPLAEMGGSYAVSFLIVLFNGTVAALVQGLRSRPKRWFAVGPGFLALVGLTVWSVYLWRRPLTPSGPPVEMALVQGNIDQYKKWDNAYEADIVRSYSTLTRRASQGNPTLVIWPETAVPGWIPNDAHHTSWIQDQARDSNTHLLVGAVSRQNDRDYNAAFLLSPRGEFVGQYLKIHLVPFGEYVPLRGGLARFVRVLNDLGSFDSGGETSVLSVPGTKVGVTICFEGLFPDLVRRFTLAGAQVLVNITNDGWYRHTAAPEQHFAASVLRAVENRRWVARAANTGYSGFVSPRGEVTGRTTLLEPAVLIGHPAPLDHLTFYVRFGDVFLKLCALFLFLGILFLGKQKRKS, encoded by the coding sequence GTGGTCTCTAAGGCCCCTTTAATTTCCCGCCTTCGTGCGCCGGCGGTCTGTGTTTCCGGCGTTCTTTATGTCCTTTGTTTTCCATCCTTTAACCAGGGCCAATTGGCGTGGGTCGCTTTTGTCCCCTTTCTGCTCGCTGTTCCGGGTTTCTCATGGAGAAACGTTTTCACCTGGAGTTTTGTGGCCGGGTGGATGGGGGGGCTCGGCCTTCTCTACTGGGTGTATCCCACATGCCGTTGGGGGGGGGTGAACCCCGCGGTCAGTGTGTTGGCGGTGGGTGCCCTGTCGGCTTATGTGGCTTTGTTTTGGGGCCTGTTTGGGGTGATTGTGAAATTGTTTTCGTCCCGGCCGGTGTGGGAACGGCCTTTTTGGGCCGCGCTCGGTTGGACCGCCCTCGAAGGTCTTCGCGGGCATCTCTTCACAGGTTTTCCTTGGCTGTCCCTTTCCTGTTCTCAATGGCAGGTTCCTCGACATTTGCCTTTGGCGGAAATGGGGGGAAGCTACGCGGTGTCTTTCCTTATCGTGCTGTTCAATGGGACCGTGGCGGCTTTGGTTCAGGGGTTGCGGTCTCGACCCAAACGCTGGTTTGCGGTGGGACCTGGTTTTCTGGCCTTGGTCGGATTGACGGTCTGGAGTGTGTATTTGTGGCGTCGCCCTCTCACACCCTCTGGGCCTCCTGTTGAAATGGCCCTGGTTCAGGGGAACATCGATCAATACAAAAAATGGGACAACGCTTATGAAGCGGACATCGTTCGTTCTTACTCCACTCTCACGCGTCGCGCTTCCCAGGGAAATCCGACATTGGTGATTTGGCCTGAGACGGCGGTCCCCGGCTGGATTCCGAACGACGCTCATCATACCTCTTGGATCCAAGACCAAGCGCGGGACAGCAACACCCACCTGCTGGTCGGTGCGGTGTCTCGCCAGAACGATCGGGATTACAACGCGGCTTTTCTCCTTTCCCCTCGGGGAGAATTTGTGGGACAATATCTAAAAATCCATTTGGTCCCTTTCGGTGAGTATGTCCCTCTTCGCGGGGGTCTGGCACGGTTTGTTCGTGTTCTTAACGATTTGGGTTCATTCGATTCAGGGGGGGAAACCTCTGTTCTGTCGGTGCCCGGGACGAAGGTCGGCGTCACGATTTGTTTTGAAGGCCTGTTCCCCGATTTGGTTCGACGGTTTACGTTGGCGGGGGCCCAGGTGTTGGTCAACATCACGAACGATGGGTGGTATCGTCACACGGCCGCGCCGGAACAACATTTTGCGGCGAGCGTGTTGCGCGCTGTCGAAAACCGTCGGTGGGTTGCCCGGGCGGCGAACACAGGGTATTCGGGTTTTGTCTCCCCACGGGGCGAAGTGACCGGGCGTACCACTCTTCTCGAGCCTGCTGTTCTGATCGGACATCCGGCGCCTCTGGACCATTTGACCTTTTACGTTCGTTTCGGGGATGTTTTTTTAAAGCTGTGTGCCCTCTTTTTGTTCTTGGGTATTTTGTTTTTAGGGAAACAGAAAAGAAAAAGTTGA
- the secA gene encoding preprotein translocase subunit SecA yields MLIENILKIFLGTQNERTIKKIEPIVELVNSFSAAVGSLDDAGLRAKTDEFKKRLADGKTLDDILPEAFAVAREAAQRTIRLRPYDVQIVGSVVLHEGKIAEMKTGEGKTLVAVLPVYLNALAGKGVHVVTVNDYLARRDQQWMGPVYEFLGLTVGFVQHDMPNEDRRAAYACDVTYVTNNEIGFDYLRDNLVRDKSARVLRPAHYAIVDEVDSILVDEARTPLIISGPGEASSQRYQIVNRLIPQLKGRMITEDEEIKAKYNGADLSTGFDFIVDEKAHTATLTDAGIGKCERLLGVKSLYDDISGEWVHHITQAIRAHNLYQKDVDYVVKEGEVIIVDEFTGRLMPGRRWSDGLHQAVEAKEGMRVAEENQTLATITFQNFFKQYKKLAGMTGTALTEAKEFWEIYKLDVVAIPPNRVVTRVDHPDRVYRTEREKFEAIVEELEDCWRRGQPVLVGTRSIEKSERLSGMLRRIGIPHNVLNAKYHEQEAQIIAQAGRRGAVTIATNMAGRGTDIVLGGNPPDEEQAGIVKRGSILFGLGDFNIFEFEKMLKKPRPVDKRLLDQMGVDAAGYSKKKERDVVRALNGLLDDPDFAKSLGLSSPPDGVSEDLWRTVRDQRESGGAVSSEELREFNRKILESFFDPTLMARERKGGLHILGTERHESRRIDNQLRGRAGRQGDPGSSRFYLALDDELMRLFGNTERIQSWMGKLGMQEGENIEHGMVTRAIGHAQSKVEAMNFDIRKQLLDFDKVMSKQREAVYSLRNAVLDGENMTDRLESMMEESLDEKLALWAPAKAHPEEWDFQSLGAWLTRGFETDVQFDVSRYGNPADLKEELLEVLQKAFKQRELDLGTEMFQHLSRMVLLQVMDTAWVEHLTYLEQLRKGIFLRAYGQKDPLIEFQKEGFSLFETMMQRVREESLEFLFRIEAAPAAQPRDRVMKTEKPSAPMIQAATEPAVPEPPSVSPLIRTVGASSPRRLAGAPSVSSLPEVHKIGRNDPCPCGSGKKHKKCCGL; encoded by the coding sequence ATGCTTATTGAAAACATTCTTAAAATTTTTCTCGGTACTCAAAACGAGCGGACGATCAAGAAGATCGAACCTATCGTGGAGCTCGTGAATTCTTTCTCAGCTGCTGTCGGTTCTTTGGACGATGCTGGCCTTCGGGCCAAAACCGATGAATTCAAGAAACGGCTTGCGGATGGGAAAACATTAGACGATATTCTTCCGGAAGCTTTTGCCGTGGCCCGCGAGGCGGCCCAGCGAACAATCCGTTTGCGTCCTTACGATGTGCAAATTGTGGGGAGTGTGGTCCTTCACGAAGGGAAGATCGCTGAAATGAAAACCGGGGAAGGGAAAACCTTGGTGGCGGTTCTTCCCGTCTATTTGAATGCCCTGGCGGGGAAAGGGGTTCATGTGGTCACCGTTAATGATTATTTGGCCCGACGGGACCAACAGTGGATGGGGCCCGTTTACGAGTTCCTCGGTTTAACGGTGGGGTTTGTTCAACACGATATGCCTAATGAGGATCGTCGCGCCGCTTACGCCTGCGACGTCACTTATGTCACCAACAACGAAATCGGGTTTGATTATTTGCGAGACAATTTGGTGCGGGACAAGTCCGCCCGGGTGTTGCGTCCCGCTCACTACGCCATCGTGGACGAAGTGGACTCTATCCTTGTGGACGAAGCTCGTACCCCCCTCATTATTTCCGGTCCCGGAGAAGCCTCCAGTCAACGCTACCAGATCGTGAACCGACTTATTCCCCAGCTGAAGGGGCGGATGATCACTGAAGATGAAGAGATTAAAGCGAAATACAATGGGGCGGATTTAAGCACGGGCTTCGATTTTATCGTTGACGAAAAAGCCCATACGGCCACGCTTACGGATGCGGGCATAGGGAAATGCGAACGGCTTTTGGGCGTCAAAAGCCTTTACGACGACATTTCAGGGGAATGGGTTCATCATATCACCCAGGCCATTCGCGCCCACAATCTGTATCAGAAAGATGTGGATTATGTGGTCAAAGAGGGCGAGGTCATTATTGTCGATGAGTTTACCGGCCGTCTCATGCCCGGTCGGCGGTGGTCGGACGGGTTGCATCAGGCCGTGGAAGCCAAAGAAGGCATGCGGGTGGCGGAAGAAAACCAGACGTTGGCGACCATTACCTTTCAGAACTTTTTTAAACAATATAAAAAATTAGCGGGAATGACGGGCACGGCTTTAACAGAAGCCAAAGAGTTTTGGGAAATCTACAAGTTGGATGTGGTCGCCATCCCACCCAACCGTGTGGTGACACGGGTGGACCATCCGGATCGTGTGTATCGCACGGAGCGGGAAAAATTTGAAGCCATTGTGGAAGAATTGGAAGACTGTTGGCGGAGGGGTCAGCCCGTTCTGGTGGGAACTCGATCCATCGAAAAATCGGAACGCCTTTCCGGTATGTTGCGCCGGATCGGAATCCCTCACAACGTCTTGAACGCAAAGTATCACGAACAGGAAGCCCAGATCATTGCCCAGGCGGGCCGGCGCGGTGCCGTGACCATTGCCACCAACATGGCGGGGCGTGGAACGGATATCGTTTTGGGAGGCAATCCCCCAGACGAAGAACAAGCGGGTATCGTCAAGCGAGGATCGATCTTGTTTGGGTTAGGGGATTTCAATATTTTCGAATTTGAAAAAATGCTAAAGAAACCTCGCCCCGTCGACAAGCGTCTTCTGGATCAGATGGGCGTGGACGCCGCGGGGTATTCGAAAAAGAAAGAAAGGGATGTCGTTCGCGCGTTGAACGGTTTGTTGGATGATCCGGATTTTGCGAAAAGCCTGGGTTTGTCGTCGCCCCCCGACGGAGTTTCTGAAGACCTGTGGCGGACGGTTCGAGACCAGCGGGAGAGCGGCGGGGCAGTTTCTTCGGAGGAGCTCCGTGAATTTAACCGCAAAATTCTAGAGTCTTTTTTTGACCCCACCCTGATGGCCCGGGAACGTAAAGGCGGGCTTCACATCCTCGGAACCGAACGGCACGAATCGCGACGGATTGACAACCAGCTTCGCGGTCGGGCGGGCCGCCAGGGGGATCCCGGATCGTCCCGTTTTTATTTGGCGTTGGACGACGAGTTGATGCGCCTTTTTGGCAACACGGAGCGTATTCAGAGTTGGATGGGTAAGTTGGGTATGCAGGAAGGCGAGAATATCGAGCACGGCATGGTCACCCGGGCGATCGGTCATGCCCAAAGCAAAGTGGAAGCCATGAATTTTGACATTCGTAAACAGTTGTTGGATTTTGACAAGGTGATGAGCAAGCAGCGTGAAGCCGTCTATTCCCTCCGGAACGCGGTTTTGGATGGGGAAAACATGACCGATCGCTTGGAAAGTATGATGGAAGAATCTCTGGATGAAAAGTTGGCACTCTGGGCTCCCGCAAAAGCACATCCGGAAGAGTGGGATTTTCAGAGCCTTGGCGCCTGGCTCACCCGAGGGTTTGAAACCGACGTTCAGTTTGACGTGTCCCGTTATGGAAACCCCGCGGACCTGAAAGAGGAACTTCTGGAGGTTCTTCAAAAAGCCTTTAAGCAACGAGAGCTGGACTTGGGGACAGAGATGTTTCAGCACCTGAGTCGGATGGTCCTCCTCCAAGTGATGGACACGGCTTGGGTAGAGCATCTAACTTATCTGGAGCAGTTGCGGAAGGGAATCTTTCTTCGGGCTTACGGTCAGAAGGACCCCTTGATCGAATTTCAAAAGGAAGGGTTCAGCCTTTTTGAAACCATGATGCAGCGGGTCCGAGAAGAATCTTTGGAGTTCCTGTTTCGGATCGAGGCGGCCCCAGCCGCCCAACCCCGCGACCGAGTGATGAAGACCGAAAAGCCGTCCGCTCCGATGATCCAGGCGGCAACAGAACCTGCCGTTCCAGAACCTCCTTCGGTCTCACCCCTCATTCGAACGGTGGGGGCGTCTTCTCCCCGTCGTTTGGCAGGGGCCCCCTCTGTTTCTTCGTTACCGGAAGTTCATAAAATCGGTCGGAACGACCCGTGTCCCTGCGGGAGCGGCAAGAAGCATAAAAAATGTTGTGGTCTCTAA
- a CDS encoding LacI family DNA-binding transcriptional regulator, which produces MARTLEEMAQILGISRRSISRFLQGKGYLSKGNREVISAFLRKEAYYPNVLGARLAAHHVPVLGVVFPRFEQQDGGFYVFSILKGIWQAAQKAGMQVMQFSQSPFQEEESLRIVKSKLAGGLLFVSPNEGDRPLFRTLKREGIACVVLSATIPGVESFVSDNRGGAREAVRHLIRQGNKRIAFLHGKAGWSEAEDRFVGYREALKEGGLRFDPKGVQYGYFSIEGGEESTDRLLGGTFRPDAVFAANDLMAIGAVRAIRKRGLQIPGDVCLIGYDDIPFCGLSILEPTLSSMAQPFGPMAEDAAACLVGLIQKQSLKRGGAVHSYAPELVVRGSSLRVSKS; this is translated from the coding sequence ATGGCGCGCACGCTTGAAGAAATGGCTCAGATTTTAGGGATCTCCCGTCGATCTATCTCACGGTTTCTCCAAGGGAAGGGATATCTCTCCAAAGGGAATCGGGAGGTCATTTCCGCCTTTCTCAGGAAAGAAGCCTACTACCCGAACGTGTTAGGGGCTCGATTGGCCGCTCACCATGTCCCTGTCCTGGGGGTTGTCTTTCCCCGGTTTGAACAACAAGATGGAGGATTCTACGTTTTTTCCATCTTGAAGGGAATTTGGCAGGCGGCCCAGAAGGCCGGAATGCAGGTGATGCAGTTCAGTCAGTCTCCCTTCCAAGAAGAGGAGTCCCTTCGCATCGTTAAATCAAAATTGGCAGGGGGGTTGCTTTTCGTCTCTCCCAATGAGGGGGACAGGCCCCTCTTCCGAACGCTGAAGCGGGAAGGGATTGCGTGTGTGGTTTTAAGCGCCACGATTCCCGGGGTGGAAAGCTTTGTTTCGGATAATAGGGGGGGGGCGCGGGAAGCGGTTCGTCATTTGATCCGCCAAGGAAATAAGCGCATTGCTTTTTTACATGGCAAGGCGGGCTGGAGTGAAGCGGAAGACCGTTTCGTCGGTTACCGGGAAGCGTTGAAGGAGGGGGGGCTGCGATTTGACCCGAAAGGGGTGCAGTATGGGTACTTCTCCATCGAGGGAGGGGAAGAATCAACCGATCGCCTCTTGGGAGGGACGTTTCGCCCGGACGCGGTCTTTGCAGCGAACGACCTGATGGCGATCGGTGCCGTGCGGGCGATTCGAAAGCGCGGGCTGCAAATCCCAGGGGACGTTTGCCTCATCGGTTACGACGATATCCCGTTTTGCGGTTTATCCATTTTGGAGCCGACACTCAGTTCGATGGCGCAACCGTTTGGCCCGATGGCGGAGGATGCGGCGGCCTGTTTGGTGGGGTTAATTCAAAAACAGTCTCTCAAACGGGGAGGGGCGGTTCATTCTTACGCACCAGAACTTGTTGTGCGTGGATCCTCTCTTCGGGTGTCAAAAAGTTAA
- a CDS encoding efflux RND transporter periplasmic adaptor subunit, with translation MVRGPLHGFLHRAVGPFAKKHKFVFMFLLMGCGVLVIFGTMKFVNSLGAKKPEASSKKGPDGGTLAVNVVEIKPERFVDPMVAVGTIQGGNEIPLRFEVDGIIDLFEFRQGDKIRKGNVIARLNQRDTYLKLKKARIELEQMEKLYAIGGISLNKLEEAKVTADLAALEMEKTVLRCPRDGILGDKEAEVGEFVTPAKKIATLVNIETVVVKVGVIEKEIDRIFPGQKVILTVDTYPNVEFTGKVDKINPIVSLGSRTLGIEALLANDGGLLLPGMFARVRITIFEQDSALVVPNDAVEKTSGGNRVYIVNKDNKAEHRDVEVSYISSQFTLVSSGLEPGDLVITQRPNDLKSGAAVKIIEKS, from the coding sequence GTGGTTCGTGGTCCCCTTCATGGATTTCTCCATCGGGCTGTAGGCCCCTTTGCTAAGAAACATAAGTTTGTTTTTATGTTCCTCCTGATGGGGTGCGGGGTTCTTGTTATTTTTGGGACAATGAAATTCGTGAATTCCCTCGGAGCGAAAAAGCCTGAGGCCTCTTCGAAAAAAGGTCCGGACGGTGGGACGTTAGCCGTCAATGTCGTGGAAATAAAACCCGAACGATTCGTTGATCCGATGGTGGCCGTGGGAACGATTCAGGGGGGGAACGAAATCCCTTTGCGGTTTGAAGTGGATGGGATTATTGACCTTTTTGAGTTTCGCCAAGGGGATAAAATTCGCAAAGGGAATGTGATCGCCCGACTGAACCAGCGGGACACGTATCTGAAATTGAAAAAAGCCCGGATCGAATTGGAGCAGATGGAAAAACTTTACGCCATCGGAGGAATATCCCTCAATAAATTGGAAGAGGCGAAGGTCACCGCCGACTTGGCGGCCTTGGAGATGGAAAAAACGGTTTTGCGGTGTCCCCGGGATGGAATTCTTGGGGACAAAGAAGCGGAAGTGGGAGAGTTTGTCACACCGGCCAAAAAGATTGCCACGTTAGTGAATATCGAAACGGTGGTGGTTAAGGTGGGGGTGATCGAAAAGGAAATCGATCGAATTTTTCCAGGGCAAAAAGTCATTCTTACCGTGGACACCTACCCCAACGTGGAGTTTACCGGGAAGGTGGATAAAATTAATCCCATTGTTTCCCTGGGAAGCCGTACGCTTGGGATCGAAGCCCTCCTGGCGAATGATGGAGGTCTTCTTCTTCCGGGTATGTTTGCCCGTGTTCGTATCACGATTTTTGAACAAGACAGCGCATTGGTTGTTCCCAACGATGCCGTAGAAAAAACATCAGGGGGAAACCGCGTCTATATCGTCAATAAAGACAATAAGGCCGAGCATCGGGATGTTGAGGTGAGCTATATTTCCAGTCAATTTACGTTGGTTTCCAGTGGTCTTGAGCCGGGGGACCTGGTGATTACCCAGCGCCCTAACGATCTTAAATCCGGTGCTGCAGTAAAAATTATAGAGAAAAGCTAA
- a CDS encoding beta-galactosidase, whose amino-acid sequence MEISNGHLSIAGKPFFLYSGEIHYFRIPKPQWANRLKSLKSAGFNTVSTYIPWIWHEPVEGKMDFNGKTSPERDVLGFFDLAHRLGLHVSARVGPISNAELVHEGLPAWLLKDNPEIFVTGRRDVGNLPHVTIVSYLHPVFQKKVAAWYEALLPNLAPRQKNRGGNIISVQLCNEVAMVHWLQKGADYKDHVNTMFRHFLKEKYKTLSALNDAHQSQHTSFASVPQPLGEAVDPARYAIHVDWALFYRHYYATYFQTLSHRAWSQGIEVPLFCNIPQFYDYDIRGRGNWAPMTTSMFRDFPLLTPNLIFGGAYQMRHLDFENFHDVSITTEVTRMLGAVRVIEESAGALPEPNHLPPLPRFESLPDSPVPVVCAELQTGIMRDRPRLYPQQVALNVKSSVGQGLAGLNAYMFAGGRNPRGLGAFGTYHDWQAPVGPGGEPRAHLAPLKDFGRFLKWAGPHLALTKKNVDTTLGFYFPYYATEYCSAPWTDQIEAQRTNLWYDGMARLIHLAGYSVNSTDIQRSPEEVLSKHKSLWVYSLGFMDHDTQLKLAAYVKNGGALFLGPSLPTHDLRGQKDRTLANELGIKITGGQTGNLFPGKKQDEWVQGPIQTYSATKETRRWMELASGPAVIQAESGKGKVLVVGFGMPHVFDHFRHWVREWAENMGVFPKVNCDPWDLQASLRTSKESGFLFLFNYHFTSRTGSVTLPLPGTGKNLRLPKKGTIVLPPLSGVILPLNIPLSPGVSLTHSTAEVLEVSVTPRGLRAVLSAPLPQRVEMIVSLPKKPRSISGKGGTPSLTWTPGCATLSIPTTAPETSIYLTF is encoded by the coding sequence ATGGAAATTTCGAACGGACACCTTTCTATAGCCGGAAAACCTTTTTTCCTTTATTCGGGAGAAATCCATTACTTTCGTATCCCGAAACCCCAATGGGCGAATCGATTAAAATCCCTTAAATCGGCTGGTTTTAACACGGTCAGTACCTACATCCCTTGGATTTGGCATGAACCCGTGGAAGGGAAAATGGACTTCAATGGAAAGACTTCGCCGGAACGGGATGTTTTGGGGTTTTTTGATCTTGCCCATCGATTGGGGCTACACGTTTCGGCCCGGGTGGGGCCCATTTCAAACGCGGAACTGGTTCATGAGGGTCTTCCTGCCTGGCTCCTGAAAGACAACCCCGAAATATTTGTCACAGGCCGGCGCGACGTGGGAAACCTGCCCCACGTCACCATCGTTTCCTACCTGCACCCCGTTTTTCAGAAAAAAGTAGCCGCTTGGTATGAGGCTCTTTTACCAAATCTGGCTCCCCGCCAAAAAAACCGCGGGGGGAACATTATTAGCGTCCAACTTTGCAACGAAGTCGCCATGGTCCACTGGCTGCAAAAAGGCGCGGACTATAAAGATCACGTCAACACCATGTTTCGTCATTTTTTGAAGGAAAAATACAAAACCCTTTCCGCCCTGAACGACGCCCACCAAAGCCAACACACGTCCTTCGCGAGTGTCCCACAACCCCTGGGGGAAGCGGTCGATCCAGCCCGTTACGCTATCCATGTGGACTGGGCCCTTTTCTACCGGCACTATTACGCAACCTATTTCCAAACGCTGTCCCATCGTGCCTGGTCCCAGGGGATCGAGGTTCCGCTCTTTTGCAATATTCCCCAATTTTACGACTACGATATTCGTGGCCGAGGGAATTGGGCCCCGATGACCACATCGATGTTCCGCGATTTTCCGCTCCTCACCCCGAACCTGATCTTTGGCGGCGCCTATCAAATGAGACACTTGGATTTCGAAAACTTTCACGACGTCTCCATCACCACGGAAGTCACCCGTATGCTGGGGGCCGTTCGCGTCATTGAAGAATCCGCCGGGGCCCTGCCCGAACCGAACCATTTGCCCCCTTTGCCGAGGTTTGAGTCACTCCCAGACTCCCCCGTTCCCGTGGTCTGTGCTGAACTCCAAACGGGGATCATGCGAGACCGCCCACGCCTTTACCCCCAGCAAGTTGCCCTAAATGTGAAGAGTTCCGTGGGCCAGGGACTGGCGGGCCTAAACGCCTACATGTTTGCTGGGGGAAGAAATCCCCGCGGCCTGGGAGCCTTTGGGACTTACCACGACTGGCAGGCCCCCGTGGGACCCGGAGGAGAGCCCAGAGCGCACCTCGCTCCGCTCAAAGACTTCGGACGATTTTTAAAGTGGGCGGGCCCCCACCTCGCTTTAACGAAAAAAAACGTGGACACGACATTGGGGTTTTATTTTCCTTATTACGCCACGGAATATTGCTCCGCCCCCTGGACAGACCAGATCGAAGCACAAAGAACCAATCTTTGGTATGACGGGATGGCTCGCCTAATTCACCTGGCAGGGTATAGCGTCAACAGCACCGACATCCAACGAAGCCCCGAAGAGGTCCTCTCAAAACACAAAAGTTTGTGGGTGTATTCCCTGGGCTTTATGGACCACGACACCCAGTTAAAATTAGCGGCTTATGTCAAAAACGGGGGGGCTCTTTTTCTGGGGCCATCCCTCCCCACCCACGATTTACGGGGACAGAAGGACCGAACGTTGGCAAACGAACTTGGAATTAAGATCACCGGTGGCCAGACAGGGAATCTCTTCCCTGGAAAAAAACAGGACGAGTGGGTCCAAGGACCCATCCAAACCTATTCCGCCACAAAGGAAACACGTCGGTGGATGGAATTGGCCTCAGGTCCCGCCGTCATCCAGGCGGAATCCGGGAAAGGGAAGGTCCTTGTGGTCGGGTTTGGAATGCCCCACGTGTTTGACCATTTTCGTCATTGGGTGCGCGAATGGGCAGAAAACATGGGCGTTTTTCCAAAAGTGAATTGTGACCCTTGGGACCTGCAGGCGTCCCTTCGAACATCAAAGGAATCCGGCTTTCTCTTCCTCTTTAACTACCATTTCACCTCACGAACAGGATCAGTGACACTTCCGCTTCCTGGCACTGGAAAAAATCTTCGACTTCCCAAAAAAGGAACGATCGTTCTCCCCCCCCTCTCCGGGGTGATCCTTCCCCTTAACATTCCTCTCTCCCCAGGTGTTTCTCTTACGCATTCGACTGCCGAAGTGCTGGAGGTGTCGGTCACACCGCGGGGACTACGTGCCGTGCTCAGCGCCCCGCTCCCGCAACGAGTGGAGATGATTGTCTCCCTTCCGAAAAAACCTCGATCTATTTCGGGCAAAGGAGGGACACCATCTCTCACGTGGACCCCGGGATGCGCGACCCTCTCCATCCCAACGACCGCCCCGGAAACCTCCATCTATTTAACTTTTTGA
- a CDS encoding HAMP domain-containing histidine kinase has translation MKLRARLSLFTGVIIVALVAGISVSTLVLLRKVFLAEVRSNQETTLNSFSQTCEESLVLRDPVLVANYVDSLRKSLPGLAYAVFVNQELGRTIGDTAQFRQIYPYFSHAVEPGLPRRLIQIPRGEVIVEVSTEIRREGQSAGMVRMGFYQSYVQATIADKVGRVQQIVLVVAGVSLILAVMATLLMSAQITRPLHQLAAGAKAIGEGNLDTQIYVSRRDELGFLAHEFNIMAVRLKELDQLKDEFVSSVSHELRSPLAAISGYVELMTRKPLEQIPIEKRTKAFNIILDSTTRLTQFINDILDLAKLKAGRVDIRKTPFSVAKALDETMSLFAPLLEKKNITSRVLAAENLPALPADDEKMRQVITNLVSNAYKFTPEGGVLTLDAKDTGVEITVSVSDTGIGIPKEFIEHLFERFKQVPGTRQKMGGPKGTGLGLAIAKGIVEAHGGRIWAESEPGQGTTFFFTLPKVAPAHAVADARIFN, from the coding sequence ATGAAACTACGCGCGCGCTTAAGTCTTTTTACAGGGGTTATCATCGTCGCCCTCGTGGCGGGGATCAGCGTTTCTACGCTCGTTCTCCTTCGGAAGGTTTTTCTTGCGGAGGTTCGCTCGAATCAGGAGACGACCCTGAATAGTTTTTCCCAAACCTGTGAGGAATCCCTGGTGTTGCGGGATCCTGTCCTGGTGGCCAATTACGTGGACAGCCTGAGGAAATCACTCCCGGGGCTCGCCTACGCGGTTTTTGTTAATCAGGAGCTGGGGCGAACGATTGGGGATACCGCACAGTTTCGCCAAATTTACCCGTATTTTTCTCACGCGGTCGAACCGGGTCTTCCCCGTCGATTAATTCAGATCCCGCGGGGGGAGGTCATCGTGGAAGTCTCAACGGAAATCAGACGAGAGGGGCAGTCGGCAGGGATGGTCCGAATGGGTTTCTATCAGAGCTACGTCCAGGCCACCATTGCCGATAAAGTGGGGCGCGTTCAGCAAATCGTTCTGGTTGTGGCAGGGGTCTCCCTGATCCTTGCGGTCATGGCCACCCTTCTCATGTCCGCGCAAATAACCCGGCCGTTGCACCAGTTGGCGGCGGGGGCGAAGGCCATTGGAGAAGGCAATTTGGACACACAAATTTACGTGAGTCGCCGAGATGAACTGGGGTTTCTGGCCCATGAATTCAATATTATGGCCGTGAGGCTAAAGGAACTTGACCAATTGAAAGACGAATTTGTTTCCTCTGTTTCCCATGAGCTCCGGTCGCCATTAGCGGCCATCTCGGGGTATGTGGAACTGATGACGCGGAAACCGTTGGAACAAATCCCCATTGAAAAACGGACCAAGGCCTTCAATATCATATTGGACAGTACCACACGTTTGACCCAATTCATAAACGATATTTTGGATTTAGCAAAGCTTAAAGCCGGCCGGGTGGATATTCGGAAAACTCCTTTCAGTGTGGCGAAGGCTCTGGACGAAACCATGAGCCTTTTTGCCCCTCTCTTAGAGAAAAAGAACATCACGTCCCGTGTATTGGCTGCGGAGAATCTTCCCGCTCTGCCCGCGGACGATGAAAAGATGCGTCAGGTCATCACCAATTTGGTTTCCAATGCGTATAAGTTTACACCCGAGGGCGGGGTGTTGACGCTTGACGCGAAGGACACAGGTGTTGAGATCACCGTCAGTGTCTCCGATACCGGAATTGGCATTCCGAAAGAATTTATCGAGCACCTTTTTGAGCGGTTTAAACAAGTCCCTGGGACCCGTCAAAAAATGGGGGGTCCGAAAGGAACGGGATTGGGGCTGGCGATTGCGAAAGGAATTGTGGAGGCGCACGGGGGACGTATTTGGGCGGAAAGTGAGCCCGGGCAAGGCACCACCTTCTTTTTCACATTGCCAAAAGTCGCTCCCGCCCATGCCGTTGCTGACGCGAGGATTTTCAACTAA